A genomic window from Providencia alcalifaciens includes:
- a CDS encoding tRNA-uridine aminocarboxypropyltransferase has product MSQNAVYHLRQQRLALSTKPFKARGCRVKRCQYCLLPIPQCLCEETVSAQAKSQFCLIMFDGEVFKPSNTGKLIADVLPDTQAYQWSRTDPDNQLLAALQDKTRQPYLIFPESYAQTDRVVVNEPTLSDKPALFILLDGTWPEARKMFRKSPYLDHIPMLSINTKARTDYLLRIPSREEQHCTAEVAATVLEQAGDIDASQALFTHFNLFRHKYLEGKPHHPTAQMLLSQPKE; this is encoded by the coding sequence ATGAGTCAGAACGCTGTCTATCATCTGCGTCAACAACGCTTAGCCCTTTCTACGAAACCTTTCAAAGCAAGAGGTTGCCGGGTAAAACGCTGCCAATATTGCCTGCTTCCCATTCCACAGTGTCTCTGCGAAGAAACGGTTTCTGCACAAGCAAAAAGCCAATTTTGTCTGATTATGTTTGATGGTGAAGTCTTTAAACCGAGTAATACTGGAAAACTCATTGCCGATGTGCTTCCTGATACTCAAGCATATCAATGGTCAAGAACAGATCCTGACAACCAGCTATTAGCTGCACTACAAGATAAGACTAGACAACCTTATCTGATTTTCCCAGAAAGCTACGCGCAAACTGATCGTGTTGTCGTCAATGAGCCGACGCTTTCTGACAAACCTGCATTATTTATTCTGTTAGATGGCACTTGGCCAGAAGCTCGTAAAATGTTCCGCAAAAGCCCTTATTTGGATCACATTCCAATGTTGTCTATCAATACGAAAGCGAGAACCGATTATCTGCTACGTATCCCATCAAGGGAAGAGCAACACTGCACCGCGGAAGTGGCAGCCACTGTGCTAGAGCAAGCTGGCGATATTGATGCGTCCCAAGCGTTATTTACGCATTTCAATCTATTTCGCCATAAATACTTAGAGGGAAAACCCCATCATCCAACGGCTCAAATGCTCTTATCCCAGCCCAAAGAGTAA
- a CDS encoding tRNA/rRNA methyltransferase, whose amino-acid sequence MNDTNDFSGKNGKVKVMYVRSEEQDNNKGNDKRRGGRDDKRDDRRGDKRSGGRNDRNDRNDRSGRSGRPEGGRSERRSDNDRRSNNRDSAPRGEQSPWRTVSKPGSDELENDHGGISGKSQIDPEQLRKQRQEETRIYGENACQAMFKNRPDGIVRAWFLQSVTPRFRDALKWMAANRKAYHVVDEEELTKASGTEHHGGVCFIIKKRGGMAAETYLENAVDTDCVLALEDVGNPHNLGGIMRSCAHFGVKGVILQDAGMLESGAAIRTAEGGAEHIKAIDADGFTPTLNKFREAGYTIVTTSSHKGSQDIAKVQLPKKMVLVLGQESDGLSDSTWDQGDMSLYIGGTGKVESLNVSVATGIMLSQWWSQNKVK is encoded by the coding sequence ATGAACGACACGAATGATTTTAGTGGTAAAAACGGCAAAGTAAAAGTGATGTATGTCCGTAGCGAAGAGCAGGACAACAATAAAGGAAATGATAAACGCCGTGGCGGTCGTGATGATAAGCGCGATGATAGACGCGGTGATAAACGTTCAGGTGGACGTAATGATCGTAATGATCGTAATGATCGTTCAGGACGCTCTGGTCGTCCAGAAGGTGGTCGCTCAGAACGCCGTTCTGACAACGACAGACGCTCAAATAATCGCGATAGCGCACCACGCGGTGAGCAATCACCATGGCGTACCGTTTCAAAACCAGGTAGTGATGAATTAGAGAACGATCATGGTGGTATTTCAGGAAAAAGCCAAATTGATCCTGAGCAATTGCGTAAACAGCGCCAAGAAGAGACCCGTATTTACGGTGAGAATGCTTGCCAAGCGATGTTTAAAAACCGTCCAGATGGTATTGTTCGTGCGTGGTTTTTACAGTCAGTCACTCCTCGTTTTCGTGATGCATTAAAATGGATGGCGGCAAACCGCAAAGCGTACCATGTTGTTGATGAAGAAGAGTTAACAAAAGCGTCTGGTACTGAACACCATGGTGGCGTGTGCTTTATCATCAAAAAACGCGGTGGTATGGCAGCAGAAACCTATTTAGAAAATGCGGTCGATACCGATTGTGTTTTAGCGCTGGAAGATGTTGGTAACCCGCATAACCTGGGTGGGATCATGCGTAGTTGCGCTCACTTTGGTGTGAAAGGTGTGATTTTACAAGATGCAGGAATGTTGGAATCAGGTGCGGCAATTCGTACCGCTGAAGGCGGCGCAGAGCACATTAAAGCCATTGATGCGGATGGTTTCACGCCAACACTGAATAAATTCCGTGAAGCGGGCTATACTATCGTCACGACATCCAGCCATAAAGGCAGCCAAGACATTGCTAAGGTTCAATTACCGAAGAAAATGGTGTTGGTGTTAGGTCAAGAGAGTGATGGTTTAAGTGACAGCACGTGGGATCAGGGGGATATGAGCCTGTACATTGGCGGAACAGGTAAAGTTGAAAGCCTGAACGTCTCTGTAGCAACAGGGATTATGCTTTCTCAGTGGTGGTCGCAAAATAAAGTTAAGTAA
- the emrB gene encoding multidrug efflux MFS transporter permease subunit EmrB produces MTIALSLATFMQVLDSTIANVAIPTIAGNLGASNSQGTWVITSFGVANAISIPVTGWLARRIGEVRLFLWSTGLFALTSWLCGISNSLEMLILFRVLQGLVAGPLIPLSQSLLLNNYPPAKRSMALALWSMTIVVAPICGPILGGYISDNYHWGWIFFINVPFSIAIIFAIMRTLKGRETQIAIKPIDTVGLVLLVVGIGALQIMLDQGKELDWFNSTEIIVLTVVAVVAIAFLIVWELTDEHPVIDLSLFKERNFTIGCLALSLAYMLYFGTIVLLPQLLQEVYGYTATWAGLASAPVGLLPLLITPIIGRFGNRIDMRYLVTFSFIMYAVCYYWRAYTFEPGMGFAAAAWPQFVQGLAIACFFMPLTTITLSGLPPERMASASSLSNFTRTLAGAIGTSITTTMWTQREAMHHENLTEFVNPYNPNAQHMYSELAQIGMNEQQSAAYIARSITEQGLIISANEIFWMSAGVFILLMVIVWFAKPPFGAGSKDGGGAH; encoded by the coding sequence ATGACCATTGCGTTATCTTTGGCGACTTTCATGCAAGTTTTGGATTCGACCATTGCTAACGTCGCTATCCCCACAATTGCGGGTAACTTGGGTGCATCTAACTCACAAGGCACATGGGTGATCACATCGTTTGGGGTAGCGAATGCAATCTCCATTCCGGTCACTGGCTGGTTAGCTCGTCGTATTGGTGAAGTTCGCCTCTTTTTATGGTCTACCGGACTTTTCGCCCTTACCTCATGGTTGTGTGGGATCTCCAACAGCTTAGAAATGCTGATTTTATTCCGCGTTCTGCAAGGTTTGGTTGCAGGTCCGCTCATTCCGTTATCTCAGAGTCTATTACTCAATAACTATCCACCAGCCAAACGCAGTATGGCGCTTGCATTGTGGTCGATGACCATTGTGGTTGCGCCGATTTGTGGGCCTATTCTTGGTGGCTATATTAGTGATAACTACCACTGGGGCTGGATTTTCTTTATCAACGTTCCGTTTAGTATCGCGATTATTTTTGCCATTATGCGAACGCTTAAAGGACGTGAAACTCAAATCGCGATCAAGCCGATTGATACCGTGGGGCTTGTGTTACTGGTTGTCGGAATTGGTGCATTACAAATTATGCTCGACCAAGGAAAAGAACTCGATTGGTTTAACTCGACTGAAATCATCGTTCTAACCGTTGTCGCCGTTGTCGCGATAGCCTTCTTAATTGTTTGGGAACTGACTGATGAGCATCCCGTCATCGACCTTTCCCTGTTTAAAGAACGTAATTTTACTATCGGTTGTTTGGCACTCAGTTTGGCGTATATGCTCTATTTCGGTACCATTGTCCTATTGCCTCAATTGCTGCAAGAAGTGTACGGCTACACAGCAACATGGGCAGGGCTAGCTTCTGCCCCCGTCGGTCTCTTACCACTGCTGATCACGCCGATTATTGGTCGTTTTGGTAATCGTATTGATATGCGTTATTTAGTGACATTCAGTTTTATTATGTATGCCGTGTGCTATTACTGGCGAGCTTACACCTTTGAACCTGGGATGGGATTTGCCGCGGCAGCGTGGCCTCAGTTCGTTCAAGGTTTAGCGATAGCCTGCTTCTTTATGCCGCTCACGACTATTACATTATCGGGTTTACCACCGGAAAGAATGGCATCCGCGTCCAGCTTATCTAACTTCACGCGAACCTTAGCGGGCGCAATTGGTACCTCCATCACCACCACTATGTGGACGCAGCGCGAAGCCATGCACCATGAAAATCTGACTGAGTTTGTTAACCCATACAATCCAAACGCTCAGCATATGTACAGTGAGTTAGCGCAAATAGGAATGAATGAGCAGCAAAGCGCCGCGTATATTGCGCGTTCAATTACTGAGCAAGGGTTAATTATTTCTGCTAATGAAATTTTCTGGATGTCCGCAGGCGTGTTTATTCTGTTAATGGTGATTGTATGGTTTGCCAAACCCCCATTCGGAGCCGGTTCAAAAGACGGTGGTGGAGCTCACTAA
- the emrA gene encoding multidrug efflux MFS transporter periplasmic adaptor subunit EmrA: protein MSAREDLPETQTPPLNKKRQRRNALMFLTVIFIAIGIGWTAYWYLVLRHYESTDNAYVAGNQVQIQAQISGSVMTVNVDNTDFVKSGTVLVELDPRDAELALEKAKTELANSVRQSQQHIINSRQFQANIDVKRSELSRLQNDLKRREVLGSSNLIGKEELQHAREAVVSAKGALDVAIEQYNANQAIVLNTALEKQPLVEQAATQVRNAWLALQRTKIVSPVDGYVSRRSVQVGSQITPNTPLMAIVPSSGMWIDANFKETQLASMRIGQPAKVTTDFYGKDVIFNGTVIGLDMGTGSAFSLLPAQNASGNWIKVVQRLPVRIALDEAQLDEYPLRIGLSTEVEVDTANKDGKVLSKGLRDTPAYHTTALAVDMSPADKIVAEIIQNNSGK from the coding sequence ATGAGCGCCCGCGAGGATCTGCCTGAAACGCAAACGCCGCCATTAAACAAAAAAAGACAGCGCAGAAATGCCCTAATGTTCCTAACCGTTATTTTTATCGCAATTGGCATCGGTTGGACCGCATACTGGTATCTCGTCTTACGCCATTACGAATCGACAGACAACGCTTACGTTGCTGGAAATCAAGTTCAAATTCAAGCACAAATATCCGGTAGCGTCATGACAGTCAATGTCGATAATACCGATTTTGTGAAAAGTGGAACGGTACTGGTAGAACTCGATCCGCGAGATGCCGAGCTGGCGCTTGAAAAAGCCAAAACTGAACTTGCTAACAGCGTTAGACAATCCCAACAGCACATTATCAATAGCCGACAATTTCAAGCGAATATTGACGTTAAACGCTCTGAATTATCCCGCTTACAAAATGATTTAAAACGCCGCGAAGTCTTAGGTAGCAGCAATTTAATCGGTAAAGAAGAGCTCCAACACGCGAGAGAAGCGGTCGTCAGTGCGAAAGGGGCGCTCGATGTGGCGATTGAACAGTACAACGCCAATCAAGCTATTGTGCTCAATACGGCTTTAGAAAAGCAGCCACTTGTTGAACAGGCGGCAACGCAGGTACGAAATGCATGGCTTGCCCTTCAGCGCACTAAGATTGTTAGCCCTGTAGATGGTTATGTTTCTCGCCGTAGTGTGCAAGTTGGTTCACAAATCACACCAAATACCCCATTAATGGCAATTGTGCCATCTAGCGGAATGTGGATTGATGCCAACTTTAAAGAGACCCAATTAGCTAGCATGCGCATTGGCCAACCGGCCAAAGTGACCACCGATTTTTACGGCAAAGATGTCATCTTCAACGGTACCGTGATTGGACTTGATATGGGAACAGGAAGCGCGTTCTCCTTATTGCCCGCTCAAAATGCGAGCGGCAACTGGATAAAAGTGGTTCAACGCCTCCCGGTACGTATCGCCCTCGATGAAGCTCAGTTGGATGAATACCCATTGCGCATCGGGCTTTCCACGGAAGTCGAAGTGGATACGGCCAATAAAGATGGCAAAGTGTTATCCAAAGGCCTGCGCGATACGCCGGCTTATCACACAACCGCTTTAGCGGTTGATATGTCTCCTGCTGACAAAATTGTTGCTGAGATTATTCAGAATAACTCTGGCAAATAA
- the mprA gene encoding transcriptional repressor MprA produces the protein MESSFTPTEELLNARNEQQNAKGKTIPYHEILLTRLSMHVHGKLLESRNSMLRAQGVNETLFMALMILDTKESRSIQPSELSAALGSSRTNATRIADELEKHGWIERKESHNDRRCLHLHLTEKGSEFLNELLPPQHHAITQIWSSFDDEGKKQFEKLLRTLLIKLDEIKAG, from the coding sequence ATGGAAAGTTCATTTACACCGACAGAAGAATTACTTAACGCTCGCAATGAGCAACAAAACGCCAAGGGAAAAACGATTCCTTATCACGAAATTTTATTAACGCGGCTGTCTATGCATGTTCATGGAAAATTATTGGAATCGCGTAATAGCATGCTAAGAGCTCAAGGCGTAAATGAAACACTGTTTATGGCATTAATGATCCTTGATACTAAAGAATCCCGCAGTATACAACCATCAGAATTAAGCGCAGCACTAGGCTCATCTCGTACTAATGCAACACGAATCGCTGATGAATTAGAAAAACACGGGTGGATTGAACGCAAAGAAAGCCACAATGACAGACGCTGTTTACATCTGCATTTAACTGAAAAAGGTTCTGAATTTTTAAATGAGCTTCTGCCACCTCAACATCACGCGATTACACAGATATGGTCGTCTTTTGATGATGAGGGTAAAAAACAGTTCGAAAAATTACTACGTACATTGCTCATAAAGTTAGACGAAATCAAAGCTGGCTAA
- a CDS encoding MFS transporter — protein MSMKTPQAELTTGLTLLMAIATGLVVASNYYAQPLLDTIALQFSLTTNMAGFIVTAAQLGYAVGLLFLVPLGDLFERKKLIIVMTTLSASGLLITALSDNIWQILLGTALTGLFSVVAQVLVPMAASIAKPHQRGKAVGTIMSGLLLGILLARTISGGVAMVGGWRAIYWVAFGLMMLLILILALKLPRYHQKTELNYFQLIGSIGRLFFTTPVLATRALLGALTFANFALLWTAMAFLLASPPFNYSEGTIGLFGLVGAAGALMATQAGRLVDKGKGKLVTTLGLILLLLSWIPIGLAKYSLIAFIIGILVLDLAIQGVHVTNQSTLYRIMPEARNRLTAGYMTSYFIGGALGSLLSGYAYEHAGWMGVAISGVVITGISLIIWAIGARFDPTITSEQ, from the coding sequence ATGAGCATGAAAACACCACAAGCGGAACTGACTACGGGCTTAACGCTCTTAATGGCCATCGCCACTGGGCTTGTCGTTGCCAGTAACTATTACGCACAGCCTCTGTTAGATACTATCGCACTCCAATTCAGCCTAACGACCAATATGGCAGGCTTTATTGTGACCGCCGCCCAATTAGGTTATGCCGTTGGGTTACTCTTCCTTGTTCCTCTTGGTGACCTTTTTGAACGCAAAAAATTGATCATCGTGATGACTACATTGTCAGCCAGTGGTTTATTGATCACCGCGCTTTCTGACAATATTTGGCAAATTCTCCTCGGTACTGCCCTCACAGGGCTATTCTCCGTTGTCGCCCAAGTTCTTGTTCCTATGGCCGCATCCATCGCAAAGCCTCACCAGCGAGGTAAAGCGGTCGGTACCATTATGAGTGGGTTACTTCTTGGGATCTTACTCGCTCGAACTATCTCCGGTGGCGTGGCAATGGTAGGCGGTTGGCGAGCGATTTACTGGGTTGCCTTTGGATTAATGATGCTGCTGATCCTAATTTTGGCGCTTAAATTACCGCGTTACCACCAAAAAACAGAGCTTAACTATTTTCAACTCATTGGCTCTATTGGACGCCTGTTTTTTACTACGCCAGTCTTAGCGACTCGCGCACTGCTTGGCGCCCTCACTTTCGCTAACTTTGCGCTATTATGGACGGCGATGGCATTCTTATTAGCCAGCCCACCTTTTAATTATTCAGAGGGGACTATCGGGTTATTTGGTCTAGTTGGTGCCGCAGGCGCATTAATGGCAACCCAAGCCGGACGCTTAGTGGATAAAGGTAAAGGCAAATTAGTTACCACCCTTGGGCTAATTCTATTATTGCTCTCGTGGATCCCGATTGGTCTAGCAAAATATTCACTCATCGCTTTTATTATCGGTATCTTAGTGCTTGATCTGGCCATCCAAGGCGTTCACGTTACTAACCAAAGCACGCTTTATCGTATTATGCCTGAAGCACGAAATCGCTTAACCGCTGGCTATATGACCAGTTATTTTATTGGTGGAGCACTAGGTTCATTACTTTCAGGTTATGCCTATGAACATGCAGGTTGGATGGGCGTGGCGATTTCAGGCGTTGTTATCACGGGTATCAGTTTAATCATTTGGGCAATCGGCGCTCGATTCGACCCAACAATTACCTCTGAACAGTAA
- the nrdF gene encoding class 1b ribonucleoside-diphosphate reductase subunit beta gives MTTSTLNRPVQAINWNRIQDDKDLEVWNRLTSNFWLPEKIPLSNDTVSWNTLTPAEQKLTIRVFTGLTLLDTIQNTVGAPCLMGDAQTPHEEAVLSNISFMEAVHARSYSSIFSTLCSTADVDEAYRWSEENSALQNKAKIILSYYCDEHPLKKKVASVFLESFLFYSGFYLPMYWSSRGKLTNTADLIRLIIRDEAIHGYYIGYKFQKALVQYSEQERNEIKEFTFSLLFDLYENEIKYTQELYDAVGWSEDVKSFLHYNANKALMNLGYEALFPDSITQVSPEILSALSPDANENHDFFSGSGSSYVIGKAVSTEDDDWLF, from the coding sequence ATGACCACCAGCACGCTCAATCGCCCTGTTCAAGCAATAAACTGGAACCGCATCCAAGATGATAAAGATCTCGAAGTGTGGAACCGATTGACCAGTAACTTTTGGCTACCCGAAAAAATCCCACTGTCCAATGACACGGTTTCTTGGAACACATTGACGCCTGCCGAACAAAAACTCACCATTCGCGTTTTTACGGGGCTAACATTGCTGGATACCATCCAAAATACCGTTGGTGCACCGTGTTTGATGGGAGATGCTCAAACGCCTCATGAAGAAGCGGTTCTCTCCAATATCAGCTTTATGGAAGCTGTACATGCACGCTCTTACAGCTCTATTTTTTCAACTCTGTGTTCCACTGCCGACGTCGATGAAGCCTATCGTTGGAGTGAAGAAAACAGTGCGTTGCAAAATAAAGCCAAAATTATTCTCTCTTACTACTGCGATGAACACCCTCTGAAGAAAAAAGTCGCCAGCGTCTTTTTAGAGTCATTTTTGTTTTACTCAGGTTTTTACTTACCCATGTACTGGTCAAGCCGTGGAAAGCTCACCAATACCGCCGATTTAATTCGCCTGATCATCCGTGATGAAGCTATTCATGGTTACTATATTGGCTATAAATTTCAAAAAGCCCTTGTCCAGTATTCTGAACAAGAACGCAATGAAATTAAGGAATTCACTTTTTCGCTATTGTTTGATTTATATGAAAATGAAATCAAATACACCCAAGAGCTGTATGATGCAGTGGGCTGGAGTGAAGATGTGAAAAGCTTCCTTCACTATAATGCGAATAAAGCTTTAATGAATTTGGGCTATGAAGCACTTTTCCCTGACTCAATAACCCAAGTTAGCCCAGAGATTTTGTCGGCACTTTCCCCTGATGCCAACGAAAACCATGACTTTTTCTCAGGTTCAGGTTCATCCTATGTGATTGGTAAAGCAGTCAGTACTGAAGATGATGATTGGCTTTTTTGA
- the nrdE gene encoding class 1b ribonucleoside-diphosphate reductase subunit alpha, whose product MDNPQHNNNHNHNNNADYHALNAMLNLYDSEGRLQLDKDKQAAHLYFRQHVNQNTVFFHDLKEKLDFLVNENYYEEEVLAQYDFPFIKQLFKQAYAHKFRFQTFLGAFKYYTSYTLKTFDGERYLERYEDRVCMVALALAQGSKPLATLLVDEIISGRFQPATPTFLNGGKKQRGELISCFLLRIEDNMESIGRSVNSALQLSKRGGGVAFLMSNLREQGAPIKQIENQSSGVVPVMKMLEDAFSYANQLGARQGAGAVYLHAHHPDILRFLDTKRENADEKIRIKTLSLGVVIPDITFQLAKNNEDMYLFSPYDIQKVYGVPMSEISITEKYREMVNNKAIKKFKINAREFFQTIAEIQFESGYPYILFEDTANRANPIAGRINMSNLCSEILQINQPSLYEDDLSYQHIGKDISCNLGSMNIAKTMDSPDFARSIDTAIRALTAVSDMSNIRSVPSIAKGNQQSHAIGLGQMNLHGFLAREHIHYGSEEGLDFTNIYFYTVAYHALKTSNQLAIERQQTFDGFEMSTYANGEYFDKYTNKTWSPKTQTVQELFRRSGIEIPTQADWQALKQSVITHGIYNQNLQAIPPTGSISYINNATSSIHPVVAPIEIRKEGKIGRVYYPAPYMTNENLKYYQDAYQIGPEKIIDTYAEATQHVDQGLSLTLFFDGNATTRDINKAQIYAWRKGIKTLYYIRLRQTALEGTEVEGCVSCSL is encoded by the coding sequence ATGGATAACCCACAGCACAATAATAATCACAATCATAATAATAATGCGGACTACCATGCGCTCAATGCGATGCTGAACCTTTATGATAGTGAAGGCCGCTTACAGCTGGATAAAGACAAACAAGCCGCACACCTTTATTTCCGCCAGCATGTGAATCAAAACACAGTTTTTTTTCACGATTTAAAAGAAAAACTCGATTTCTTAGTCAATGAAAATTACTACGAAGAAGAGGTGCTCGCACAATACGATTTCCCATTTATTAAACAGCTTTTCAAGCAAGCCTACGCCCACAAATTTCGCTTCCAAACATTCTTGGGCGCCTTTAAGTACTACACCAGCTATACCCTAAAAACCTTCGATGGCGAGCGCTATCTTGAACGTTATGAAGACCGAGTTTGTATGGTTGCATTGGCTCTAGCACAAGGCTCAAAACCCCTAGCAACCCTCTTAGTGGATGAAATCATTAGCGGGCGTTTTCAACCTGCCACTCCTACATTCCTTAACGGCGGTAAAAAACAACGAGGCGAGCTTATTTCCTGCTTTTTACTGCGTATAGAAGACAATATGGAATCTATCGGGCGCTCCGTGAACTCTGCCCTGCAACTGTCCAAGCGCGGAGGTGGAGTCGCGTTCTTGATGAGTAATCTACGCGAGCAAGGCGCGCCGATAAAACAGATAGAAAACCAATCGTCTGGCGTGGTTCCGGTGATGAAAATGCTGGAAGATGCCTTTTCCTATGCCAATCAGCTAGGAGCAAGACAAGGTGCAGGCGCGGTATATCTTCATGCTCACCACCCCGATATCTTGCGATTTTTAGATACAAAACGGGAAAATGCGGATGAAAAAATTCGCATTAAAACGCTTTCGCTTGGGGTTGTGATCCCCGATATCACTTTTCAACTGGCAAAAAACAATGAAGACATGTATCTGTTTTCCCCTTATGACATTCAAAAAGTCTATGGGGTACCGATGTCGGAAATCAGCATTACTGAAAAATACCGTGAGATGGTGAACAACAAAGCTATCAAAAAATTCAAAATCAATGCGCGGGAATTTTTCCAAACCATTGCCGAAATTCAATTTGAATCTGGCTATCCCTACATTTTGTTCGAGGATACCGCTAACCGCGCCAACCCGATTGCAGGCCGGATCAATATGAGTAATTTATGCTCTGAGATTTTGCAGATAAACCAGCCGAGCCTTTATGAAGATGACCTAAGTTACCAACATATCGGTAAAGATATTAGCTGCAATTTAGGCTCCATGAACATTGCCAAGACTATGGACTCCCCTGATTTTGCACGTTCGATTGATACCGCCATCCGAGCACTAACCGCCGTTTCTGATATGAGCAATATTCGTTCCGTTCCGTCTATTGCCAAAGGTAACCAACAATCCCACGCCATTGGTTTAGGACAGATGAATTTGCATGGCTTCTTAGCTCGTGAACATATTCATTATGGTTCTGAAGAAGGGTTAGACTTTACCAATATCTACTTTTACACCGTGGCATACCATGCCTTAAAAACCTCGAACCAATTGGCTATCGAACGCCAACAAACTTTTGATGGTTTTGAAATGTCCACCTACGCCAATGGCGAGTATTTTGATAAATATACCAACAAAACATGGTCACCAAAGACTCAAACCGTTCAGGAATTATTCCGACGCTCGGGCATCGAAATACCGACACAAGCGGACTGGCAGGCATTAAAACAGTCCGTGATAACTCACGGAATTTACAATCAGAACTTGCAAGCCATTCCACCAACGGGGTCTATCTCTTATATCAATAATGCCACCTCCAGCATCCATCCCGTGGTAGCGCCTATCGAAATTCGTAAAGAAGGCAAAATTGGGCGTGTTTACTACCCTGCCCCTTATATGACCAATGAGAATCTCAAATACTACCAAGATGCTTATCAGATTGGTCCTGAGAAAATTATTGATACCTATGCCGAAGCCACCCAACACGTCGACCAAGGCTTATCACTAACCCTATTTTTCGATGGCAATGCCACCACCCGCGATATCAATAAAGCCCAAATATACGCATGGCGAAAAGGGATCAAAACCTTGTATTACATTCGATTACGTCAGACAGCACTGGAAGGCACCGAAGTCGAAGGCTGCGTCTCCTGCTCACTGTAA
- the nrdI gene encoding class Ib ribonucleoside-diphosphate reductase assembly flavoprotein NrdI: protein MITQPLIYFSSRSGNCHRFIEKLQLPATRIPIGHLPENALLASQPYVLLLPTYGGGTAHGAVPKEVVHFLNIAANRALIRGVIAAGNTNFGEAYAIAGNIVAQKCAIPFLYRFELLGTERDVQSVKQGLKTFWAHTKEQING from the coding sequence ATGATCACTCAGCCGCTAATTTACTTTTCGAGTCGTTCTGGTAATTGCCATCGATTCATCGAAAAATTGCAATTGCCTGCCACTCGCATTCCTATCGGTCATCTACCTGAAAATGCCCTTCTCGCTTCACAGCCCTATGTACTGTTGCTGCCGACTTATGGTGGTGGAACCGCTCATGGTGCCGTGCCTAAAGAAGTGGTGCACTTTCTCAATATCGCGGCAAACCGGGCGTTAATTCGCGGTGTTATCGCAGCAGGTAATACCAACTTTGGCGAGGCTTATGCCATTGCTGGCAACATTGTCGCTCAAAAATGCGCAATTCCCTTCCTCTATCGGTTCGAATTATTAGGCACAGAGCGCGATGTGCAATCTGTAAAACAAGGATTAAAAACATTCTGGGCTCACACAAAGGAGCAGATCAATGGATAA
- the nrdH gene encoding glutaredoxin-like protein NrdH produces the protein MTEITIYSKPNCVQCNATYQAFERKQLPYTIIDLSEDNQAIEFIKKLGYQQLPVVIVGEQHWSGFRPDKINSLIE, from the coding sequence ATGACTGAGATTACCATTTATAGTAAGCCCAACTGTGTCCAATGTAATGCCACCTACCAAGCGTTCGAGCGCAAGCAATTACCGTACACTATTATCGACCTTTCTGAAGATAACCAAGCTATTGAATTTATAAAAAAACTAGGATATCAGCAGCTTCCCGTCGTGATTGTAGGAGAGCAACATTGGTCTGGCTTCCGCCCCGATAAAATCAACTCACTGATTGAGTAA
- a CDS encoding methylated-DNA--[protein]-cysteine S-methyltransferase, with product MYHQYLVAPENFPKPWIHITADDEGVTSIYFVDEKTEKESKNEFSKQCAKELKEYFNHKRKVFSVTLNPQGTEFQKKVWKHLCEIPYGERWSYKDLALKLGSVNYCRAVGMANSRNPISLIVPCHRVLGHDGKLVGYTGGLDIKDWLLIHEK from the coding sequence ATGTACCATCAATATTTAGTAGCCCCAGAAAACTTTCCGAAACCGTGGATCCATATTACGGCTGATGATGAAGGTGTGACGAGTATCTATTTTGTTGATGAAAAAACGGAGAAGGAGTCGAAAAACGAATTCTCAAAGCAGTGTGCGAAAGAACTAAAAGAATATTTTAATCATAAGCGGAAAGTGTTTTCGGTTACATTGAATCCGCAAGGTACTGAATTTCAGAAAAAAGTCTGGAAGCATTTGTGCGAAATTCCTTATGGTGAGCGCTGGAGTTATAAAGATCTCGCCTTAAAACTGGGCTCGGTTAACTATTGTCGAGCGGTCGGTATGGCCAATTCTCGTAACCCTATATCCTTGATTGTGCCGTGCCATCGTGTCTTAGGACATGATGGGAAACTGGTAGGCTATACGGGAGGGTTGGATATTAAAGATTGGTTACTTATTCATGAGAAGTAA